Proteins co-encoded in one Deinococcus aerius genomic window:
- a CDS encoding HAMP domain-containing sensor histidine kinase: MSLRARLTLFIALAVALALLAQGALGYLDFRTTVLHDVDRDARQEAERLARRLSPGSGDEHPAPDDGSAPVPARVLRGGRVLRALGGPFPAGAQLGDWRLARVALTGWGEGAVLEVAVPMREYQRGLRAYQQTVAVTTTALALLGAVVAWLLSRGALRPLEGLIGVTERVAASGDLRTRVPEVGAGELARLGASFNAMLGRLEGFRRREAEFTRHASHELRTPLAAMKAQLDANRAGWVTDAEALATARVQVERMTRLTGALLLLAREDRVEVQAFDLAGLVAATAAQHGAPYSGPAALPFRGDPALLARALENLLENVGRYAPGAPVAVRLELESGQVALSVEDRGPGVPEDAAARLGEAFYRVPGTRSAGSGLGLAVVRRVAQVHGGEARTRPAAPHGLTVTLVLPYPLPEA; encoded by the coding sequence GTGAGCCTGCGGGCCCGACTCACGCTGTTCATCGCCCTGGCCGTCGCGCTCGCCCTGCTCGCGCAGGGGGCGCTGGGGTACCTGGACTTCCGGACGACGGTGCTGCACGACGTGGACCGGGACGCGCGCCAGGAGGCAGAACGGCTGGCCCGGCGCCTGTCCCCCGGGTCGGGTGACGAACATCCGGCGCCGGACGACGGGTCTGCCCCCGTCCCGGCGCGGGTGTTGCGGGGGGGCCGGGTGCTGCGTGCCCTCGGCGGCCCCTTCCCGGCGGGGGCGCAGCTCGGGGACTGGCGGCTCGCGCGCGTCGCGCTCACGGGGTGGGGCGAGGGCGCGGTCCTGGAGGTCGCCGTGCCCATGCGCGAGTACCAGCGCGGGCTGCGCGCCTACCAGCAGACCGTGGCGGTAACGACCACCGCGCTGGCCCTGCTGGGCGCGGTGGTCGCCTGGCTGCTCAGCCGGGGAGCGCTCCGCCCCCTGGAGGGGCTGATCGGGGTGACCGAGCGCGTGGCGGCGTCGGGGGACCTGCGAACCCGGGTGCCCGAGGTGGGCGCCGGGGAACTTGCCCGGCTGGGCGCCAGCTTCAACGCGATGCTGGGACGGCTGGAGGGCTTTCGGCGGCGGGAGGCGGAGTTCACGCGCCACGCGTCGCACGAGCTGCGCACCCCCCTGGCGGCCATGAAGGCGCAGCTCGACGCGAACCGCGCGGGCTGGGTGACCGACGCGGAGGCCCTCGCCACCGCGCGCGTGCAGGTGGAGCGCATGACCCGGCTCACGGGGGCGCTGCTGCTGCTCGCCCGCGAGGACCGGGTGGAGGTGCAGGCTTTCGACCTGGCGGGCCTGGTGGCCGCCACGGCGGCGCAGCACGGGGCGCCCTACAGCGGGCCAGCGGCGCTGCCCTTCCGCGGAGACCCGGCGCTGCTCGCGCGGGCGCTCGAGAACCTGCTGGAGAACGTGGGCAGGTACGCGCCCGGGGCGCCGGTCGCCGTGCGGCTGGAGCTGGAGAGCGGGCAGGTCGCCCTGAGCGTCGAGGACCGGGGCCCGGGTGTCCCGGAGGACGCGGCGGCGCGGCTCGGGGAGGCGTTTTACCGGGTACCGGGCACCCGCAGCGCCGGAAGCGGGCTGGGGCTGGCGGTGGTGAGGCGCGTCGCGCAGGTCCACGGCGGGGAGGCGCGGACCCGCCCCGCCGCGCCCCACGGGCTGACCGTCACGCTGGTCTTGCCGTACCCGCTGCCGGAAGCGTGA
- a CDS encoding response regulator transcription factor, which translates to MRVLLVEDEAAIAQALLRALAAQGYSLRHAPDLETARVALPDFAPDLAVLDVGLPGCEDGGFVLAREARSGGYTGPILFLTARDALDDKVHGLDSGGDDYLVKPFELPELLARVRALLRRVTEARSARLVLGTLELDLAARHVSWQGRRVTLTPREYAVLERLALHPSRVYAPEELLDLIWGEDASGTGVVKVCVHHLRAKLAPEVVRTEALGYRLGVGE; encoded by the coding sequence ATGCGCGTGCTGCTGGTGGAGGACGAGGCGGCCATCGCCCAGGCGCTGCTGCGGGCCCTGGCCGCCCAGGGATACAGCCTGCGCCACGCCCCGGACCTGGAGACGGCGCGCGTGGCCCTGCCGGACTTCGCGCCCGACCTCGCCGTCCTCGACGTGGGCCTGCCCGGCTGCGAGGACGGCGGCTTCGTGCTGGCGCGCGAGGCACGCTCGGGCGGCTACACCGGCCCCATCCTGTTCCTGACCGCGCGCGACGCCCTGGACGACAAGGTGCACGGCCTCGACTCGGGCGGGGACGACTACCTGGTCAAGCCCTTCGAGCTGCCCGAGCTGCTCGCCCGCGTGCGGGCGCTGCTGCGGCGCGTGACGGAGGCGCGCTCGGCGAGGCTCGTCCTGGGCACGCTGGAGCTGGACCTCGCCGCCCGGCACGTCAGCTGGCAGGGCCGGCGGGTCACGCTCACCCCGCGCGAGTACGCCGTGCTCGAGCGCCTGGCGCTGCACCCCTCAAGGGTGTACGCCCCCGAGGAACTGCTCGACCTGATCTGGGGCGAGGATGCGAGCGGCACCGGCGTGGTGAAGGTGTGCGTCCACCACCTGCGGGCCAAGCTTGCGCCGGAGGTCGTGCGGACCGAGGCACTGGGGTACCGCCTGGGGGTGGGGGAGTGA
- a CDS encoding ComEA family DNA-binding protein translates to MKSVPVRLLLAAALFAAPALTPALAQSSPAKPAAMSTMKVKKVNINTATLAQLQTIPGVGPKIAAEIVDYRPYNNLAKFRKEIGKYVKSAQLEKMVPYITLK, encoded by the coding sequence ATGAAAAGCGTTCCTGTCCGTCTGCTCCTCGCCGCCGCCCTGTTCGCCGCCCCCGCCCTCACGCCCGCCCTCGCCCAGAGCTCGCCCGCCAAGCCCGCTGCCATGAGCACCATGAAGGTGAAAAAGGTCAACATCAACACGGCCACCCTGGCGCAGTTGCAGACCATTCCCGGCGTCGGCCCCAAGATCGCTGCGGAGATCGTCGACTACCGGCCCTACAACAACCTCGCCAAATTCCGCAAGGAGATCGGGAAGTACGTCAAGTCCGCGCAGCTCGAGAAGATGGTGCCCTACATCACCCTGAAGTGA
- a CDS encoding alpha/beta hydrolase family protein, whose amino-acid sequence MTSPDLPGRSPGSRPRPAPARARGTLGPSMLCLLAGLPAACTAPRSETASIRTVTPSASSDTWRLEADGRATRAVPDPQGAAQLVVPGRCRKASCPLVIVSHGRGGQALDGITHPPFDTLLDAIDAQGYVLLLSNDGGRETWGSPGALAYIRRVYRAAQPHVQGDGRVYTLGISMGGLPATLTAYRQTLGVKVRATALVAGRVNLSDAVRTSARRAASIRRAYGTASLAGHDPVNDFATFRGRRTPLLTVVSPQDMAVGSAANGVRLAHLARGVGADVRVIQVQGPHLSRGYMNADIGRQIALFFKAHP is encoded by the coding sequence GTGACGTCTCCCGACCTCCCTGGACGGTCTCCCGGCTCCCGACCCCGGCCTGCTCCCGCCCGGGCGCGGGGCACCCTGGGACCGTCGATGCTGTGTCTGCTCGCTGGCCTTCCGGCGGCCTGCACCGCCCCCAGGTCGGAGACCGCCTCCATCCGGACGGTCACCCCGTCCGCGAGCAGCGACACCTGGAGGCTGGAGGCGGACGGGCGGGCCACCCGGGCCGTCCCCGATCCCCAGGGGGCGGCCCAACTCGTCGTGCCGGGGCGTTGCCGGAAGGCGAGCTGTCCGCTGGTGATCGTCTCCCACGGCCGGGGCGGGCAGGCGCTGGACGGCATCACCCACCCGCCCTTCGACACCCTGCTCGACGCCATCGACGCGCAGGGGTACGTGCTGCTGCTGAGCAACGACGGCGGTCGGGAGACCTGGGGCAGCCCCGGCGCGCTGGCCTACATCCGCCGGGTGTACCGGGCGGCGCAGCCGCACGTCCAGGGCGACGGCCGGGTCTACACCCTCGGCATCTCGATGGGCGGCCTGCCCGCCACCCTCACGGCGTACCGGCAGACGCTGGGCGTGAAGGTCCGGGCCACCGCCCTCGTCGCGGGCCGGGTCAACCTGAGCGACGCGGTGCGCACCTCGGCCAGGCGCGCGGCCAGCATCCGGCGGGCGTACGGCACGGCCAGCCTGGCGGGGCACGACCCCGTGAACGACTTCGCCACCTTCCGGGGGCGCCGGACGCCGCTCCTGACCGTCGTCAGCCCGCAGGACATGGCGGTGGGGAGCGCCGCCAACGGGGTGCGGCTGGCCCATCTGGCCCGCGGCGTGGGCGCCGACGTCCGGGTGATCCAGGTGCAGGGACCGCATCTGTCGCGGGGGTACATGAATGCGGACATCGGGCGTCAGATCGCCCTGTTCTTCAAGGCCCACCCCTGA
- a CDS encoding MIP/aquaporin family protein: protein MDPAKFAVADPARTPGVAPSPDRPLHGAPFPPGRWHPRLYLAELVGTALLVGVGLSIVIVMFGTASPVAAWLPGVGERRFLTGALFGSVGALLALSPVGKVSGAHLNPAVTLAFWLEGKLAGRDAAGYVLAQLAGGVLGALPLRLWGALGRSVEYGVTVPGPGISPTVAVLAEAGVTFALVGLIFTLASHARLCHLTPLALPALFSVLVLVEAPLTGTSANPARSFGPAVVAGVWQGQWVYFVGPCLGAAVAVGVLRLELTGPRRVLAARLAHFHLP from the coding sequence ATGGACCCGGCCAAGTTCGCGGTCGCCGACCCGGCAAGAACGCCCGGCGTGGCGCCTTCCCCCGACCGCCCGCTGCACGGCGCGCCCTTCCCGCCGGGCCGCTGGCACCCCCGGCTGTACCTCGCCGAACTCGTCGGCACGGCGCTGCTGGTGGGGGTGGGGCTGTCCATCGTGATCGTGATGTTCGGGACCGCCAGCCCGGTCGCCGCGTGGCTGCCGGGGGTGGGTGAACGGCGGTTTCTGACGGGCGCCCTCTTCGGGTCAGTGGGGGCGCTGCTCGCGCTGTCCCCGGTGGGCAAGGTGAGCGGGGCGCACCTCAACCCGGCGGTGACGCTGGCCTTCTGGCTGGAGGGCAAGCTCGCCGGGCGGGACGCGGCGGGGTACGTGCTCGCGCAGCTCGCGGGGGGCGTGCTCGGTGCGCTGCCCCTGCGCCTCTGGGGCGCGCTGGGACGCAGCGTGGAGTACGGGGTGACGGTGCCCGGGCCGGGCATTTCCCCCACCGTCGCCGTGCTGGCCGAGGCGGGCGTGACGTTCGCGCTCGTGGGACTGATCTTCACGCTGGCCAGCCACGCGCGCCTGTGCCACCTCACGCCCCTGGCGCTGCCCGCGCTGTTCAGCGTCCTCGTGCTGGTCGAGGCGCCGCTCACCGGGACCAGCGCCAACCCGGCGCGGAGTTTCGGGCCCGCCGTCGTCGCGGGGGTCTGGCAGGGGCAGTGGGTGTACTTCGTCGGGCCGTGTCTGGGAGCGGCAGTCGCCGTGGGCGTCCTGCGGCTAGAGCTGACCGGCCCCCGCCGCGTCCTCGCCGCGCGGCTCGCCCACTTTCACCTCCCCTGA
- a CDS encoding SDR family NAD(P)-dependent oxidoreductase — protein MSRFENKTVIVTGAASGIGLATATRFGQEGARVVIADLHGDQAQKAAEEVRATGALDALGVACDVSKADQVQGCVGQALGRFGTLDVIVNNAGLMTFKPLTDLTVEDWTRVLAVDLLGAFLFIQQGFLHMRPGGAVVNVSSIHARETEPLVAPYAAAKAALLSLTRSAAIEGKPRGIRVNAVLPGAVDTPMLWDNPNVKSGVEKINPADVGKPQDLAAAIAFLASEDAAFIQGTGLVVDGGRLDHL, from the coding sequence ATGAGCCGGTTCGAGAACAAGACCGTGATCGTCACGGGCGCCGCCAGCGGCATCGGCCTGGCCACCGCCACCCGCTTCGGGCAGGAGGGGGCGCGTGTCGTGATCGCCGACCTGCACGGCGACCAGGCGCAGAAGGCCGCCGAGGAGGTCAGGGCGACGGGGGCACTGGACGCCCTGGGGGTGGCCTGTGACGTTTCGAAGGCCGACCAGGTGCAGGGCTGCGTGGGGCAGGCGCTGGGGAGGTTCGGCACCCTCGACGTGATCGTGAACAACGCGGGCCTGATGACCTTCAAGCCGCTCACCGACCTGACCGTGGAGGACTGGACGCGAGTGCTGGCGGTCGATCTGCTGGGTGCGTTCCTGTTCATCCAGCAGGGGTTCCTGCACATGAGGCCGGGGGGCGCCGTCGTGAACGTCTCCAGCATCCACGCCCGTGAGACCGAGCCGCTGGTCGCGCCATACGCGGCGGCGAAAGCGGCCCTGCTGTCCCTGACGCGTTCGGCGGCCATCGAGGGTAAGCCGCGCGGCATCCGGGTGAACGCCGTGCTCCCGGGCGCGGTGGACACCCCGATGCTGTGGGACAACCCCAACGTGAAAAGTGGCGTGGAGAAGATCAACCCCGCCGACGTCGGCAAACCTCAGGACCTCGCGGCGGCCATCGCCTTCCTGGCCTCCGAGGACGCGGCCTTCATCCAGGGCACCGGGCTCGTCGTGGACGGCGGGCGGCTCGACCACCTCTGA
- a CDS encoding family 1 glycosylhydrolase yields the protein MFATGIENSYPTIQGGRVRMDEMEKCRHYEFWKKDFDLVRELGIEYLRYGPPLHRTWLGPDRYDWSFADETYAELRRRDIVPITDLCHFGVPDWIGNFQNPDFPGQFARYARAFALRYPWVQLYTPVNEMYICALFSAKYGWWNEQMTTDTAFVTALKHIVRANVLAMQAILEVRADAIFIQSESTEYFHAENPSAIRPAEIMNEVRFLSLDLNYGHRVGSEMYEYLMDHGMTRGEYHFFLNETRKHHCIMGNDYYVTNEHLVHPDGRTEWAGEVYGYSVITNQYYARYGLPVMHTETNLGQGPNGDEAVKWLRKEWANVLRVRNDGLPIVGFTWYSLTDQVDWDTALRENNGRVNPLGLYDLDRNIRPVGQAYRDLIAQWRDVLPTQSVVLALPIFPPSQQQEPVLRRVESGARERERRSRAASAKLIDPNLEGDGT from the coding sequence ATGTTCGCGACCGGTATCGAGAACTCGTACCCCACCATCCAGGGCGGCCGGGTCCGGATGGACGAGATGGAGAAGTGCCGCCACTACGAGTTCTGGAAGAAGGACTTCGACCTCGTGCGCGAACTCGGGATCGAGTACCTGCGCTACGGCCCGCCGCTGCACCGGACCTGGCTGGGCCCCGACCGCTACGACTGGAGCTTCGCGGACGAGACCTACGCCGAGCTGCGGCGCCGGGACATCGTTCCCATCACCGACCTGTGCCACTTCGGGGTGCCCGACTGGATCGGGAACTTCCAGAACCCGGACTTCCCGGGGCAGTTCGCCCGCTACGCCCGCGCCTTCGCCCTGCGTTATCCCTGGGTGCAGCTCTACACCCCGGTGAACGAGATGTACATCTGCGCCCTCTTCTCGGCCAAGTACGGCTGGTGGAACGAGCAGATGACCACGGACACGGCCTTCGTGACGGCCCTGAAGCACATCGTGAGGGCGAACGTACTCGCCATGCAGGCCATCCTGGAGGTGCGCGCGGACGCCATCTTCATCCAGAGCGAGTCCACGGAATACTTCCACGCCGAGAACCCGTCCGCCATCCGCCCCGCCGAGATCATGAACGAGGTCCGCTTCCTGTCGCTCGATCTCAACTACGGTCACCGGGTCGGCTCGGAGATGTACGAGTACCTCATGGATCACGGCATGACGCGGGGGGAGTACCACTTCTTCCTGAACGAGACCCGCAAGCACCACTGCATCATGGGCAACGACTACTACGTGACGAACGAGCATCTGGTACATCCGGACGGAAGGACCGAGTGGGCGGGCGAGGTCTACGGCTACTCGGTGATCACCAACCAGTACTACGCCCGCTACGGCCTGCCGGTGATGCACACCGAGACGAACCTGGGCCAGGGGCCGAACGGCGACGAGGCCGTGAAATGGCTGCGCAAGGAGTGGGCGAACGTGCTGCGGGTGCGCAACGACGGGCTGCCCATCGTGGGCTTCACCTGGTACTCGCTGACCGACCAGGTGGACTGGGACACGGCGCTGCGCGAGAACAACGGGCGGGTCAATCCCCTCGGGCTCTACGACCTGGACCGCAACATCCGCCCGGTGGGGCAGGCGTACCGGGACCTGATCGCCCAGTGGCGCGACGTGCTCCCCACCCAGAGCGTCGTCCTCGCCCTGCCGATCTTCCCGCCCAGCCAGCAGCAGGAACCCGTGCTGCGCCGGGTGGAGAGCGGCGCCCGGGAGCGCGAGCGCCGTTCCCGCGCGGCGTCGGCCAAACTGATCGACCCCAACCTCGAAGGAGACGGAACATGA
- a CDS encoding molybdopterin oxidoreductase → MHVGNYLGLVHGSEQHLVDALKKVAEHHGDEPDIEETCRLLASWSEKHLEHLGLLVQKYGESKNLEPANMEKALFHGPQKGSLALLRDLHDLWLLANEVQLCWTVLEQAAQALRDDELERVCQECGRETKRQIAFFLTRIKQAAPQALVVA, encoded by the coding sequence ATGCACGTCGGAAACTACCTGGGCCTGGTCCACGGGAGCGAGCAGCACCTGGTGGACGCTCTGAAAAAAGTCGCCGAACACCACGGGGACGAGCCGGACATTGAGGAGACGTGCCGGCTCCTCGCCTCGTGGTCCGAAAAGCATCTCGAACACCTGGGACTCCTGGTGCAGAAGTACGGGGAGAGCAAGAACCTTGAACCCGCCAACATGGAAAAGGCGCTGTTCCACGGGCCACAGAAGGGCAGCCTGGCGCTGCTGCGCGACCTGCACGATCTGTGGCTGCTGGCGAACGAGGTGCAGCTCTGCTGGACCGTGCTGGAACAGGCCGCCCAGGCGCTGCGCGACGATGAACTGGAGCGGGTCTGCCAGGAGTGCGGCCGGGAAACCAAGCGCCAGATCGCCTTCTTTCTGACGCGCATCAAGCAGGCCGCGCCGCAAGCCCTGGTGGTCGCCTGA
- a CDS encoding molybdopterin oxidoreductase family protein, with product MTSETRDSINDIWGERTPHGAGQAWPARVDERVSETPERWVRGACVLCSNGCGLDIGVKDGRIVGVRGLASDMTNKGRLGPKGLHGWEANNSGDRLVRPLVRRDGQLREASWDEAMSLIVRKSQELVEEHTSGAVGFYTSGQLFLEEYYTLAVIGKAGLGTPHMDGNTRLCTATAAAALKESFGSDGQPGSYEDLDVTDCVMHVGHNVASQQTVLWTRILDRLAGPNPPKIIVIDPRRTFTAEQATVHLAPKVGTNVAVLNGLLHLIIQAGKTDPAFLQAHTVGYENLNRVVEKYTPEYVEELSGVPAADLRAAGEILANTKTLVSTVLQGVYQSMQATAAAVQVNNIHLIRGLIGKPGSGILQMNGQPTAQNTRETGADGDLPGFRNWGNPEHIGQLAKLWNVPFNKIPHWSPPTHAMQIWRYCEQGSIKMLWISATNPAVSLPDLGRIRRILQKEDLFVIVQDAFLTETARYADVVLPAAIWGEKTGTFTNVSRTVHISCKAVEPPGEARSDLDIFLDYARRMDFRDQDGQPLVKWHDPESAFEAWKECTRGRPCDYTGLTYEKLLAGSGIPWPVNEGHPDGTVRLYTDFVFPTHADDAETYGQDFDTGASVTPEEYKANDPQGRALIKATDYREPHEVPDEDYPLWLTTGRQVYHFHTRTKTGRSSALNAAAPDAFVQLSPEDAARYGIKEGDWVLVESRRGLVIERARLGNTEPGLVFIPWHYGSWDDPSRPRAANELTLTEWDPVSKQPHFKYAAVRISRYAADALPTPGLLGRAVEVARHLVSGEKERTSFASESGVPQPKTTQRVDG from the coding sequence ATGACCAGTGAAACGCGGGACAGCATCAACGACATCTGGGGGGAACGCACCCCGCACGGGGCCGGGCAGGCGTGGCCTGCGCGGGTGGACGAGCGGGTCTCGGAAACGCCCGAGCGCTGGGTCCGGGGGGCGTGCGTGCTGTGCTCCAACGGCTGCGGCCTCGACATCGGCGTGAAGGACGGCCGGATCGTGGGCGTCCGCGGCCTCGCTTCTGACATGACCAACAAGGGGCGCCTGGGGCCCAAGGGCCTGCACGGCTGGGAGGCGAACAACAGCGGGGACCGGCTGGTCAGGCCCCTGGTCCGCAGGGATGGGCAGTTGCGGGAGGCGAGCTGGGACGAGGCGATGAGCCTCATCGTGCGGAAGTCGCAGGAGCTCGTCGAGGAACACACGAGTGGCGCCGTCGGCTTCTACACCTCCGGGCAGCTCTTCCTGGAGGAGTACTACACCCTGGCCGTGATCGGCAAGGCCGGCCTGGGCACCCCCCACATGGACGGCAACACCCGGCTGTGTACCGCGACCGCCGCCGCCGCCCTCAAGGAGTCGTTCGGGTCGGACGGCCAGCCGGGCTCGTACGAGGACCTCGACGTGACGGACTGCGTGATGCACGTCGGGCACAACGTCGCCTCGCAGCAGACGGTCCTGTGGACGCGCATCCTCGACCGTCTCGCCGGGCCGAATCCGCCGAAAATCATCGTCATTGACCCCCGCAGGACCTTCACGGCGGAGCAAGCGACCGTGCATCTCGCGCCGAAGGTCGGCACGAACGTCGCCGTGCTCAACGGGCTGCTGCACCTGATCATCCAGGCGGGCAAGACCGACCCGGCCTTTCTGCAAGCACACACGGTCGGGTACGAGAACCTGAACAGGGTCGTCGAGAAGTACACGCCGGAGTACGTCGAGGAACTGTCGGGTGTGCCTGCCGCCGACCTGCGCGCCGCCGGGGAGATTCTGGCGAACACGAAAACGCTCGTCTCCACCGTCCTCCAGGGCGTGTACCAGTCCATGCAGGCGACCGCCGCCGCCGTGCAGGTGAACAACATCCACCTGATCCGGGGCCTGATCGGCAAGCCCGGCAGCGGCATCCTCCAGATGAATGGGCAACCCACCGCGCAAAACACGCGGGAGACCGGCGCGGACGGCGACCTGCCGGGCTTCCGCAACTGGGGCAACCCTGAGCACATTGGGCAACTGGCGAAGCTCTGGAACGTCCCCTTCAACAAGATTCCGCACTGGAGTCCCCCGACCCACGCCATGCAGATCTGGCGCTACTGCGAGCAGGGCTCGATCAAGATGCTGTGGATCAGCGCGACGAACCCGGCCGTGTCCCTGCCGGACCTCGGGCGCATCCGCCGCATCCTCCAGAAAGAAGACCTGTTCGTGATCGTGCAGGACGCCTTTCTCACCGAGACCGCCCGGTACGCCGATGTGGTGTTGCCGGCCGCTATCTGGGGCGAGAAGACCGGCACCTTCACCAACGTCAGCCGTACGGTCCACATCTCGTGCAAGGCGGTCGAGCCGCCCGGCGAGGCCAGGAGCGACCTCGACATCTTCCTCGACTACGCGCGGCGCATGGACTTCCGAGATCAGGACGGGCAGCCCCTGGTCAAGTGGCACGACCCCGAGAGCGCCTTCGAGGCCTGGAAGGAATGCACCCGCGGGCGGCCCTGCGACTACACCGGCCTCACCTACGAAAAGCTTTTGGCGGGCAGCGGCATTCCCTGGCCGGTCAACGAGGGGCACCCGGACGGCACTGTGCGGCTGTACACCGACTTCGTGTTTCCCACCCATGCGGACGACGCCGAAACCTATGGGCAGGACTTCGACACGGGCGCGAGCGTCACCCCCGAGGAATACAAGGCGAACGATCCTCAGGGCCGGGCGCTGATCAAGGCGACCGACTACCGTGAGCCGCACGAGGTGCCCGACGAGGACTATCCGCTGTGGCTCACGACCGGGCGGCAGGTGTACCACTTCCACACGAGGACGAAGACCGGGCGGTCCAGCGCCTTGAATGCTGCGGCTCCCGACGCCTTCGTGCAGCTTTCCCCCGAGGACGCCGCGAGGTACGGCATCAAGGAAGGCGACTGGGTGCTGGTGGAGTCCCGGCGGGGCCTGGTGATCGAGCGCGCCCGACTCGGCAACACCGAACCCGGTCTGGTGTTCATTCCCTGGCACTACGGCTCCTGGGACGACCCCAGCCGCCCGCGCGCCGCCAACGAACTGACCCTCACGGAGTGGGACCCGGTGAGCAAGCAGCCGCACTTCAAGTACGCCGCCGTGCGGATCAGCCGGTACGCCGCAGACGCGCTCCCGACCCCCGGACTGTTGGGGCGCGCGGTGGAGGTGGCGCGGCACCTGGTCTCGGGGGAGAAGGAGCGCACCTCTTTCGCCTCCGAGTCCGGGGTCCCGCAGCCCAAGACCACGCAAAGGGTGGATGGTTGA
- a CDS encoding PIG-L deacetylase family protein, with translation MRRRHVLITTAVLGAAGLAAWINLPAVGRVFDAGADRVAALPPTAPFRPGQRVLVLAPHPDDETLCCAGLIQQAQAAGARVFVAWATAGDGFEFDAVLTRRVLDPGPADMRALGDTRAAEARRAVALLGVPPERTFMLGYPDGGLFRLFTTQYAEPYTAPHTASGAVYVRGALTPGAPYTGRALEADLSRVLGRVRPDLVLAPAPQDFHADHRTLSYLAMRLMSARGQEARVRYWVVHGGLEWPLPKGLHAGLPLTLPPLAKTLPWARADLTPAQVARKRAAVDAYRTQTRVMGRFMHAFVRQNELLSAEPLPEERGADGLKVSPTSR, from the coding sequence ATGCGCAGACGGCACGTTTTGATCACCACGGCAGTTCTCGGCGCGGCTGGCCTCGCGGCCTGGATCAACCTGCCCGCCGTGGGGCGGGTGTTCGACGCGGGGGCGGACCGGGTCGCGGCCCTGCCGCCCACGGCCCCCTTCCGCCCCGGCCAGCGGGTGCTGGTCCTCGCGCCGCACCCGGACGACGAGACGCTGTGCTGCGCGGGGCTGATCCAGCAGGCCCAGGCGGCCGGGGCGCGGGTGTTCGTGGCCTGGGCGACCGCCGGGGACGGCTTCGAGTTCGACGCGGTGCTGACCCGGCGGGTGCTGGACCCCGGCCCTGCGGACATGCGCGCCCTGGGGGACACCCGGGCGGCCGAGGCGCGGCGGGCCGTGGCGCTGCTGGGCGTGCCCCCGGAACGGACCTTCATGCTCGGGTACCCGGACGGCGGGCTCTTCCGGCTCTTCACCACCCAGTACGCGGAGCCCTACACCGCGCCACACACCGCGTCGGGCGCCGTGTACGTGCGGGGCGCCCTGACACCCGGCGCGCCGTACACCGGGCGGGCGCTGGAGGCCGATCTGTCGCGGGTGCTGGGCCGGGTCCGGCCGGACCTGGTGCTCGCCCCCGCCCCGCAGGACTTCCACGCCGACCACCGCACCCTCTCCTACCTCGCCATGCGGCTCATGAGCGCGCGGGGCCAGGAGGCGAGGGTGCGCTACTGGGTGGTGCACGGCGGCCTGGAGTGGCCGCTGCCCAAGGGCCTGCACGCGGGGCTGCCGCTGACCCTGCCGCCCCTGGCGAAGACCTTGCCGTGGGCCCGGGCGGACCTGACCCCCGCCCAGGTCGCGCGCAAGCGGGCGGCGGTGGACGCCTACCGCACCCAGACACGGGTGATGGGGCGTTTCATGCACGCCTTCGTGCGGCAGAACGAACTGCTCAGCGCGGAGCCCCTGCCGGAGGAGAGGGGGGCAGATGGTCTGAAGGTGAGTCCGACTTCAAGGTAG
- a CDS encoding winged helix-turn-helix domain-containing protein gives MKPPEIEDEARIGGAFPDRSATGHGLDLWPQGGHTPSFPARDTAEPWNSAPAVGGRSSPVQSSVFQERPSPPHPADRRSQTWRLPGGFVLDPGTRELSRDGARAALTRREFALLELLASQPGRVFTRAEIIADVWAGKARVQPRVIDVHVRAIRRKTGPQVIETSRCAGYRLGAVT, from the coding sequence ATGAAGCCTCCGGAGATCGAGGACGAGGCCCGGATCGGCGGCGCGTTCCCGGACAGGTCGGCCACCGGCCACGGGCTGGACCTGTGGCCGCAGGGGGGCCACACGCCCTCCTTCCCGGCACGCGACACGGCTGAGCCCTGGAACAGCGCCCCGGCCGTGGGGGGGCGCTCCAGTCCGGTCCAGTCTTCCGTCTTCCAGGAACGGCCCTCCCCGCCGCACCCGGCGGACCGGCGGTCCCAGACGTGGCGGCTGCCGGGTGGGTTCGTGCTTGACCCAGGGACCAGGGAGCTGTCCCGTGACGGCGCCCGGGCGGCGCTGACCCGCCGGGAATTCGCCCTGCTCGAACTGCTGGCGAGTCAACCCGGTCGCGTTTTCACGCGGGCCGAGATCATCGCGGACGTCTGGGCCGGGAAGGCCCGGGTTCAGCCCAGGGTGATCGACGTGCACGTCCGCGCCATCCGCCGCAAGACCGGGCCGCAGGTCATCGAGACGTCCCGCTGCGCCGGGTACCGGCTGGGGGCGGTCACGTGA